The genome window ATCAACGCAACAAACAAGGCAGGCTTGGATAAACACCAGTTACTTCACGAGGCAGGAATCAATGAAGGATTATTAAATAATCCACATTTCAGAATTACACCGGAGCAATACAGCACGTTAATGCAAATTGCTTGGCGCGAGAGTGATGATGATTTTCTGGGCATGGGAACACAGCGCTGCCGCCACGGAATTTTTAGCCTCATGGCAAAAGAAGCCGTTCGTTGCAAGGACCTAGAATCGGTCTACCATCACCTGTGCCGCTTTTATAATCTGGTGAATGAATCAATCCGGCTGACTCTCAATATCGAAGGCGACGATGTAGCACTGTCAATGAGTTTATCTGATCCTAAGCTTGATCCTGATTTACTGCTACGCGAATTTTTGATGCTACTTTGGCATCGATTCCCAAGCTGGTTAGTAGGGCAACGCATCCCGCTTAAGGAAGTACGATTTACACATAAGCCGCCTGCTCATATCGCTGAGTATCAGCTCATGTTTCCATGCCCTACCCGTTTTGAGCAAAGCACCAACACATTTGTATTCAGTAAAGAATGGTTAAACTTACCCGTGGTACAAACACGACACACCTTAAAACACCATTTACGCAGAGCCCCATTAGATTGGTTTACACGGCAAGCCTTTTTCCCTGTGTACACCCGCCGAGTTCTGGATTACCTAGAACAAACCGATGACCTAGCAACCTCTATGGAAGCTATTGCTCAAGCGCTGCACTTAAGCGAACGAACGCTAAGACGAAAATTGATTTCTGAGGGCAGCAATTTTCAAAAAATAAAAGACATTGTTCGCCGCGATAAAGCCATCCACTACCTAAGCCAGCCATCAATACCGATTGCTCAAGTTTCGTCGCTACTGGGGTTCTCGGAACCGACCGCTTTTACACGTGCATTCAAACAATGGACAGGCGAATCACCCACGTCATATCGTTTGGCAGCTAAACAATAAAACCACTGCCTCTTTGAAGCAGTGGTTTGGCCGTTTTATGCAATAGATGAGCTATTCTGCGCTTTTCTCAGGGGGATCAGCAAAGACCAATTCGTCTTCGGGCCGGTGTTTACCCAGCAACTTGGGACGCTCAATTAAGAAGTATAAAACTAACCCGATAACAACAGCATACACAGTAGATTTAGGGTCAGGCATGGCTAACGTAACGGCGACAATACCGGCAACCCCTCGCTCTGTTGGATTTCGCAGCTGCTCCATTCCAACCATAATGCATATGTAAGCGGTTAAAATGAGCGTCAACGACAGCGCTATTGGCAGTACAGGTTTAAATAACGTTACCAAAGGCAAAATAAATAGCGCGACTAACCCTGTCATCCAGAATGTAGCACCACCGCTATAAATAGAATCCATCGCTTTGCGCCCCATGGCGTAACGCTCGGTTACCGTGGCGTGCGCAGCGGTCCACAATGGGCCAGCGAGACCCGGCCACGGTGCTAAAAATGCGTGAATAAAGTTCCTTAACGCCGTAACGGTATGCACTCTATCCACGTTAGCTTCTATTTTTTCATCTTCACGTAAATGGTCAACGCGCTTCACTAAAGTAAAGCCGACAATAATGTCTCCAAAAGCAATAACGTAAGCAATAATGGCCGTTGGTATGGCTAACAAGAAAACATCCCAACCAGGGAAGCCAACTGTAAATGTTAGATATTGAAACATTAATCCAAAATCTGGCTGAGTAATGCCCCACTCAATATCTGGTAACGGATACTCGCCACTGACCCAGCCGATAATCATGGCGATTATCATCCCCGGTACCATACCGAAGTTAGCAATACGCTTCGCCAATGAGCTTTCATTCACCACATTTTTAAAGGATAAAGAAAACAAAATATACGCTGAAATTATCGAGCCGATCAGTAACGAAATAGGCGTGATATCAACCCGCCCACCTGTTTTTAACTCACCCATTAGGGCAGCAATGCCTGCACCAATAATAATGCCTGATTTAAGAGAATTGGGGATCACTTCTACCAGTTTGCTGCCTAAGCGCGTCATGCCTAAAATTAAAAAGATAAGTGACACTTCAATCTGCAATGCAAACAAAGCTTTGATCGCTTCGGGGCCGGGTTCAAAACCTTTCAAATACAATAGCACCACGGGGATCGCTGGTGTAATCCAGCCAGGCACCAGAGGCACCCCCAATAACGCCGGTAAAATATAACCAACGCCCGCAACAAAGGTAAACGCCAAAGCGGCCTCGTAAGGCATACCCAGGTACTTTTCTAATAGAGGAATCATAGCGAGGCCGACCACAAACATGATCAAGCCTTGAATCATTTCTGGGTATTCCCAGCGGTAGTGAATAAACGGTAGCCGAATCCTGAATGGCCCAAGGGGCCAACATGGCTGTTCTTCACCATGCTTTCGATTAATGATAGACATTGTTTTTTTCCTTATTGTCGTATGCTCAATCACATCAGTACGCAGAGGTACACGACCTAGTAAACAGGAAAAAAACGTCTGAAATTTTGCGCAAATCTAACCAAATGTAACGCCCTCATAAAATGCGGGAGCAAACACTCAGCATAAAAAAGGCGCTTAAAAAAGCGCCGAAAGATACCGCTAGCAGGGTGTAAAACTGAGCATTAAATGGCCGAGGAAACCAAAACGCTCACTACAACGACTTAAAGGTGTCGTGTTTTCTCGCGCAACAGATACTTTTGTACCTTGCCTGTTGATGTCTTAGGCAGTTCGCCAAACACAATCGTTTTAGGGACTTTAAAATGCGCCATGTTAGCTCGACAAAACTCAATGATTTCCTCGGCGGATATCACATCCCGTGCATTAATAAAGGCGCAAGGAGTTTCCCCCCATTTAGGGTCGGACTTGGCCACCACCGCCGCTTCACTTACTAGGGGATGTCGGTATAGGACATCTTCAATCTCGATGCTGGAGATGTTTTCCCCGCCTGAAATAATGACATCTTTTGAGCGGTCTTTAATTTCAACATAGCCATCGGGATGACGCACAGCCAAATCCCCAGAGTGGAACCACCCTCCTTCAAAGGCATCATCGGTAGTAGATGGGTTTTTAAGGTAGCCCTTCATGACCAAATTACCGCGTATAAAAATCTCACCTATCGTCACTCCATCTGACGGGACTTCCTCAAGTGATACGGGGTCAACCACTTTGAGGTCTTCTAACATAGGAGCTTTTACACCTTGTCGTGCTTTAAGCTTCGCTTGCGCATCGGCATTGCTATCGCTCCACTCATCTTGCCACTCGCATACCACACAAGGGCCGTAGGTTTCTGTGAGCCCATACACATGAGTCACATCAAATCCCATCGCTTCCATTCCTTGTATCACTGATGCCGGTGGTGGTGCTCCAGCAGTCATCACTTTTACCTCGTGGTCTACGCCAGACTTTATCGCCTCATCCGCCGAGTTCATCATATTCAATACGATAGGGGCACCACAAAAATGGTCGACCTTTTCATTTCTTATCGCATCAAAAATAGCGTCCACTCTTACCTGACGTAAGCAAACATTAATGCCACCCGTTAAGGCCATCGTCCACGGAAAACACCAACCGTTACAGTGGAACATGGGTAGGGTCCACAAATACACCGGTTGCCCACTCATCGACCATGACACCACATTACTTACTGCATTCAAGTAAGCCCCCCGGTGGTGATACACCACCCCTTTAGGGTTGCCTGTAGTACCTGATGTATAGTTTAGTGAGATCGCGCCCCATTCATTCTCTACGGCAAAAGCTTCAAAGTTGCTGTCACCGTTGGCTATGAGCTGGTTATAAGTCATATCACCAATTAATGGTGCATTGCTAAAGAGCGGGTCCTCAATATTCACAACCCTGGGTGGCTTATCGATCATCTGTAACGCACGGCTAGCCACTTCGACAAATTCGGGATCAACAATAAAGAGCTTCGTTTCTGCATGTTGTAAAATAAACGCGATCGTTTCTGCATCTAGGCGTGTATTAATACTGTTTAATACAGCGCCACACATTGGCACAGAAAAATGTGCTTCAAAATGCTCTGGTATATTCGCTGCAAGTATAGAAACCGTATCACCAGGCTCTATCGCCTGCGCAGTAAGTGATGAAGCCATCGCACGACAACGTTCATACGT of Neptunomonas phycophila contains these proteins:
- a CDS encoding DUF3360 family protein — its product is MSIINRKHGEEQPCWPLGPFRIRLPFIHYRWEYPEMIQGLIMFVVGLAMIPLLEKYLGMPYEAALAFTFVAGVGYILPALLGVPLVPGWITPAIPVVLLYLKGFEPGPEAIKALFALQIEVSLIFLILGMTRLGSKLVEVIPNSLKSGIIIGAGIAALMGELKTGGRVDITPISLLIGSIISAYILFSLSFKNVVNESSLAKRIANFGMVPGMIIAMIIGWVSGEYPLPDIEWGITQPDFGLMFQYLTFTVGFPGWDVFLLAIPTAIIAYVIAFGDIIVGFTLVKRVDHLREDEKIEANVDRVHTVTALRNFIHAFLAPWPGLAGPLWTAAHATVTERYAMGRKAMDSIYSGGATFWMTGLVALFILPLVTLFKPVLPIALSLTLILTAYICIMVGMEQLRNPTERGVAGIVAVTLAMPDPKSTVYAVVIGLVLYFLIERPKLLGKHRPEDELVFADPPEKSAE
- a CDS encoding AraC family transcriptional regulator → MSFIQHYSISIHFAQALINATNKAGLDKHQLLHEAGINEGLLNNPHFRITPEQYSTLMQIAWRESDDDFLGMGTQRCRHGIFSLMAKEAVRCKDLESVYHHLCRFYNLVNESIRLTLNIEGDDVALSMSLSDPKLDPDLLLREFLMLLWHRFPSWLVGQRIPLKEVRFTHKPPAHIAEYQLMFPCPTRFEQSTNTFVFSKEWLNLPVVQTRHTLKHHLRRAPLDWFTRQAFFPVYTRRVLDYLEQTDDLATSMEAIAQALHLSERTLRRKLISEGSNFQKIKDIVRRDKAIHYLSQPSIPIAQVSSLLGFSEPTAFTRAFKQWTGESPTSYRLAAKQ
- a CDS encoding acyl-CoA synthetase — its product is MSSTQRNHKESIYDLHLGQNQANYSALTPLSFLERTAAIYPERTAIVYGDIRRTWKQTYERCRAMASSLTAQAIEPGDTVSILAANIPEHFEAHFSVPMCGAVLNSINTRLDAETIAFILQHAETKLFIVDPEFVEVASRALQMIDKPPRVVNIEDPLFSNAPLIGDMTYNQLIANGDSNFEAFAVENEWGAISLNYTSGTTGNPKGVVYHHRGAYLNAVSNVVSWSMSGQPVYLWTLPMFHCNGWCFPWTMALTGGINVCLRQVRVDAIFDAIRNEKVDHFCGAPIVLNMMNSADEAIKSGVDHEVKVMTAGAPPPASVIQGMEAMGFDVTHVYGLTETYGPCVVCEWQDEWSDSNADAQAKLKARQGVKAPMLEDLKVVDPVSLEEVPSDGVTIGEIFIRGNLVMKGYLKNPSTTDDAFEGGWFHSGDLAVRHPDGYVEIKDRSKDVIISGGENISSIEIEDVLYRHPLVSEAAVVAKSDPKWGETPCAFINARDVISAEEIIEFCRANMAHFKVPKTIVFGELPKTSTGKVQKYLLREKTRHL